The sequence below is a genomic window from Cicer arietinum cultivar CDC Frontier isolate Library 1 chromosome 6, Cicar.CDCFrontier_v2.0, whole genome shotgun sequence.
ttttcatatactTTAGAAGGATGGGAAGTATCAGTGGAAGGTCCATGATAGATTTCTCTTCGTGATTAGGTGAGGTGAGAAAAGCTTAGGATTGTGTCCAAATACCCGAATCCAAAGCTCAAAGGCCCTGGTGCAAAATGTGAACTTTAAATAGGCCACAACCCATTAAATCCTAGTCTTATTACTCACTAACCGGTGTAGTTGAATATTTACAGtgtaaaatgtaaattaaaaaatattgagttTAATAGATGTGTATTTACGGTGTAAAATAGGtttatctataaatattattaagaaTCGTATATTTATAATGTATGGACTAAACCCCAAATCCTATGTCAAGcgaaaattgagaaaaatatttatttctattgATCTCAATTAATGTGTCTTTAAGAAACATAGTAATATTATGACTCAAATCGTATATTGTATTAAATATCTTGATCTTAGATAAAAGTTAAAGTTAATAATTTTGTCTATGATTTTAGTTAATTGTGGAACAATCCATTAGTATGCTTAAGAATTAATGATCTTAATTCTTTTAATTGATTTCATTTATCATGGTATTGTCtcaatttgaaacgaatttgtatttattatttattatttattatttgattattcTTGATACATCATGTGCTATGGATAATCTACTCTAATTTATTTCTTTGGCttcttaaaaataatcatatgtaaactcattttatcatttactgtctctaaaatatatttagtataATTTATATTGACTTGTTAAATATTCAACCTTATTTTCTATATGTTATATACACTACactaaaagaaaattgatatttttaagcaaaaaaaacaaattatgtgttatttatattaaattagtcattcatatatttaataaataaaataataatgttatttcATGCAAAATATTTAACGTcctttcaataaaattttattggaCAATTAAAATATCATCTGGAAATTTTTATTGAGCTATCATAATAGATATATGtattaatgtgatatttattTTACGCTTAGGTGCTGTTTAGTAAAATTAGCTTATAAcgaaaattttatagtttatagtTGATAATAGTTAAAGCTAATTGAAGTACTAGATTGTATTTGTTGTTTTGTAGCTTATgttttgattattttgaaaattttgctcatgataaaataaaaaataaactaattatatacatattaaaaatgtaCTCTTAGATATGATTAAAAGTATAtgacattaatttattaaaagaaaatttttgatttcttataaaaaattaacatataatattattgatttgaatatcattattttaaaaattaaaataaagaaattttaaaaattaaaataaataaattttaaaaattaaattatttattattagagatttttCTTATATCTGACAAATGAAGAAACATATttactgatttttattattcaaaatttagattataatatgtatattattatgtgtacacataattttttttaaagatgttAATGTTTTTGTTTGCCCGTTATATTTGAGTTTATAAATCTCAATTagttaaatgattaaaaaaattgactttttgctattagataatattatatatttttattgttttgacaAACATAATAACATATTTGTAGAATATGTTTTTTCCTTAACTTGCAATTGAATATAACCATTATTATGTGTATAtatttctcttaaattttttaattcaccATTATGCATGAATTTCTTATAGGAATTtcttaacaaaagaaaaaggtttAAATAGCAAATGTTAGtaatttgttgttaatttttgttagaAGGGAGAGTTGAAGTCAAAACTTTCTTTTATTACTCCAACTCTTCTAAACCACTAACCATCTTATAActctcattttaaaattttgattgattttagagttttaatttctaaatttgtaaAAGACATTTTATTTAATGCAAATTAgtgtatttaattttgatttttgtgtgTAAAAATTTGTATTGATCATTAgtgaatgaattttataaatttgtttaaattaaatatattaatatcaaataagttaaaataaaacaaagaaattaaCAAAATTGATATGCGGAATTTTCTTTTTCGTTGAAAGGTTGTGATAAATAGTTAGGATGTGGTTGTTATTTAGTGGGCCAAGACCTTGCACCGGCCAAGGATTCATGATCACTCAGGCAATGCAAATAGCGGACCACTCTCGCATTTAGAATTAGGAATAGGACCGCATCACACAACACGCTTAtatgttttttcattttcattcaaacaaacggaattttatctattttgtccattgtgtttgtaaaaacaatttatttaaaatactgCCTAGTAAAAAAACTTTAAACACCCTATATAGGTTGGTCTTAAACGGTCTAATTTGTCGATCCATAGGTCAAACTTTCGAACCTAATCTTATTATTTCCTAAATCATGCTTAGAAAGCAACACTCAACAACTACTCCATGTAACACAAAaaagcttataaaaaaacaaatctttTATGAGATTTTATTTATAGTGTTTGCACAATTAGGACAAGGAAATAAATAGCCGGACATCCGTACATGTACATGTACACGTATATTTTATTGAATCGTACTGTAAGTGGTGCCGTGCCGTGCTGCAACTTGTTATTCACTGTGCTACTTTGATCCAACGGTTCTGATTCGAAGATGAAAATAAGTAATTTTGAAATAACGCTGATTGCCGAGTGACGATACTTATCGGACAAATATACCTActaatcatttttataaaaagaaaaataaatctattaatTATGTGCTACGTCATCATTATTACAGTGTCGTCTAACTACAATGATTGAAATCCGCTTAAGCCCATTacaaacaattaaaaagaaaaatccaacAGAAAAAAGATACTAGTAGTAACGTTGATGTAACcactttaaaatatcaacaaagaAAAAGTCATCCGTGATTATTGACTATAAGAAATGAATCaacttttatgtttttatgtatTGACGGtttaaaaagttatataattaataaattttgattaattatatagataataaatagttattataaaaattaaatatattaacagtttaataattatgataaattgacagtatgttttttatattatattgtatataaattaaattcatgagAAAATTATCAAAgtaaactttaatttatacaataaaatgataaattttgaattaatataaAAGGAAGTAATGCTTTATAGGAATTTGGATCTCCTAATTTGACAACTTTGACGTATTTTGAAGagaaattattgattaaaataaattaataaaaattatttagataagagagaaaatttagttaagcatgaaataaaaataaaattattaaagttatcaaaattcaaaattaagtatATTTTCTTGTTACTTTTACTTGAAAAAGCTTAGCATTCTTAGGTCTCTTTTTTTCATCTATCATATATGAGTGGTTTGAGGTTGTGTCTTTCTGTTGTTgtcataaaatatcaatttaaatcatttttctcattttaatcAAATAGATGCTTTACATATgatttagataaataaatttgtttcgATCTATATATTGTTTCATGAATCAATGACATAACTTAATcaatattacaaattaaaaaatacaaatatttaaaaaactttaattatattatatttgtaaatattttataattttatattattaattttgatcttttgagtttatttgttgattttaaaaacaatattaaatttgtgtTATTCTCAGTTGATATtactctatttaaaaaataaaatttaaaaatttttattaaaaaaaaatatacaaaatgtTTTTCGttacaaaaaaattactatatttTGTCGGTACGAGGCATCTAATTAAAGAATTGTGTAGTCTAAAAGATTTGGGCATTAATTTATAcaaatgatataattaatttatgcaAATTAAGGTAAGTGATGAAATGGAATTGGATTTTGAAATCCATTGGTTGTGTCTGTGACTCAAAAGTCCCTTGAATTCCGGAATGGGACGGCACTGAAGacctatttttaatttaaagtaaaaCTAACAATACTACTGGAGCGGGAcatttgttaaatatttaaatataaaaaagttatattaaaaattgtatattccATTTTTACAAtgcaataattttattttttaatataaaaattatacttaacaaaaatatttatcaatataatccTTAAAAAAAGTATCCTTAAGACGTTAACTAGTataacctttaaaaaaaatgatagtaTCCATTCCCCACTAACCATTCGCGGACCAAGCGTTTTGATTCCGTATGTACGAACAGCATTCATTATACAGGtcacaacaaaaaattatcaataaaaaacTGTGATTCTTACTTATCgttaattaatatcaaaatttataaatttgatttaaaaaatatatttatatgatataatattattgaaaaatgtaTAATCATATCTAAGTCGATTTttcttatattctttttttttatttaatcaaaatatcattaaaaaaatacgtaaatattttatttttttattctttggaGATGCGATAacgtgaagaaaaaaaatttatccctTGATATGACCTTCAATTGctctatatatatttatatttttttttctattttataaataattttattaattattatttaataaattataaataattaaaatatttaaaaattcaaaatactaataataataataataaagtaaattatattaataaaataaaattaattaaattgaacaaataaGACACGTTAAGAAAAAATATCAcatcaaattcatattttattattatttttattcactgttatttattagatcaaaaacaaatatagaaggaattattataataatgtgCCAAAAGAAGAAGAgattgatataataatataccaaaataaataagaggaagttgttataataaaagGAATTGGTTAAAATAACTTAATCCTAATATTTTCTTACAAGGTCGTACCAGATTACAATTAACAAATTACTAGATTTGCGATTAGAACAAAAAAATAGGATATCtccgtttttttttttggagtgtGATATTTttgtcatataaaaaaaatccacGTAACTCTTGTATGAAATTTTATCTTTGTTATATATGTGGACCCAGTTagaaaagtaaataatatatttgtttttaagaaGGAATTATACCGGCCTGAACTCTACCTTAGCATTTTAATTTCCTCGGTAGGTAGTCATTTTGGAAATTGATTTGTTAGTAAGAAAGAAGAAGAGTAGAAGacgatgatgaaggtgaagaaGGGATGTCTAGCTGTTCAAGTTGGATTGGAGGAAGAACAATTCGAAGAGGAAGaggttgataataataataataataattgttgtcAAAGATTTGAGATCCCGATTTCATATCTTTACCATCCTCTTTTCAAGCGTCTTCTCGACAAAGCTTACGATGTTTATGGCTACAACGCTCATGGTCCCCTCAAGCTACCTTGTTCCGTTGATGATTTTCTTCATCTCCGTTGGCGAATTCACAAAGAATCTACACCCTATCATCACCACCACCATCATCACCATATTCTCCCTCACACTCTGTCTTTCAACTCTTGTTAATTCATAATACCATTAACTTTCTGTTGCtttctctttttattatattagatgTTTCTgctttgtaattttaataatacaGATAAACATAAATCACTACTCTGCTTACAAACAAATCTTCTTCGAATATCAACTTTCTTGTTGCTCTGTTTTATGTATGTTTCTAACAAACTTTACCATTCAttagattttctttaatttctttcctttttctttttgttaacTAAATATTCTGTCTTCTTCGTCTTGTGTTGGTGTGCCAACAACATATGCATGTCGTTTGAATAGCTATGACTGGTTATCTACCAttctaatttcaatttttagtgcaatattcattattattgtaatggtagcctttaattaatataatatgtatcacTGAGTTAGTTTCTTccattttatttatagtaattGGTACTAATTAGTGGCATACCAACACAATTGTCC
It includes:
- the LOC101500017 gene encoding auxin-responsive protein SAUR32-like, with protein sequence MMKVKKGCLAVQVGLEEEQFEEEEVDNNNNNNCCQRFEIPISYLYHPLFKRLLDKAYDVYGYNAHGPLKLPCSVDDFLHLRWRIHKESTPYHHHHHHHHILPHTLSFNSC